One Pseudomonas sp. MM213 genomic window, CAACTGGCCGATGCGTTGGCGGTAGAGCAAATCGTTGAGGCAGTGATCGGCCTTGGAGACCATGATCACCACTTTCGGGCGGTGATGCGGCGGGGTCAGCTCGAAGATCATGCCGAACGCCTGGCCACGCTCTTCCAGCCCTGCGCGGAAGGCTTGTTCGTCGAAGCCGTCAGGCTGACGGAATTCCACGCGAATGAAGAAACGACCCGAGAGCCGGTCATCGAACGAATGGTGCTCGGTGACGTAGCAGCCCTGCTCGAACAGAAAGCGGGTCACCGCGTCCACGGTGCCGAGGACGCTTGGGCAGTCGGCGGTCAGAATCCATGTGTCTGGGGCGCGGCTCATAGTGCGGTGACTCCTGTTGTTATGGGCAACCGCTGCGCGGTTGATCGCCAGCAAGCCGGCTCCTACATTTGGAATGCATCTCCCTGTAGGAGAGAGCGGGCGGCGTTCCGACTTGCCCGCGAAGGCAATCTCAGGCCTGAACGCTAAGCCCGTACTCGGCCGCCGCATCCTGCAACCACAACCACCAGTAATCCGAGAAGCTGCGACGGATCAGCAGTTCCCAGGTGTCTTCGGCGGTGTGGCGGATCACCAGTTGCGACTTGGCAAACACGGTGCCGACAGCCTTGCCGACCGGGAAGCTGTTGGGGTGTACGTCGTAGCTGGTGGACTTCATCAGCACCTGGCGCACGTTCGGACCGCTCAGTTCGAGGATCTGCTGGCCACCGCTGACGTTGACGATCTGGATGTGCAGGTCACCCAGCGCTTCACGGAGCTTTTTCTCGGCGGCAAATTCTTCGCCGGTCGGCACGATCAGCAAATACTCATCCGGCCCCATCCATTGCAGGCTGGTTTCGCCCTTGACGATCACGGTCAGCGCGCTCGGCAATTCGATGCCCAGGGCCTTGTGCACGCCAGCGGCGAACGCGGCATCGTGGCCATCGCCACGGATGGTCAGGTGGCCGAGGAGTTTTTTCTCACGCACGATCACGCCGGCGTTTTTGCGACCCTTGCCGACCAGGCTGGCGAGGTCGGCATGATGCAGCGACGACTCGGCCTTGGCCCCGGTGGTTGGGCGTTGTTGGTAAACATTGGCTGCGGTCATAAAGCACCTGTTCCTGAAGTTCTTGCATCTCACCTGTGGGAGCGAGGCTTGCCCGCGAAGGCATCGACTCGGTTTTACTGAGGCACCGCGTCATCGTTCTTCGCGGGCAAGCCTCGCTCCTACAGGGGCTGTGGTGTCAGATGTTCTGGCGATCGCCTTTCGGATCGAAGAACACCGAAGAAACGATTTCCGCCTCGATCACGCTGCCGTCGGCCAGCGGTGCGAATACGCGCTCGCCGATCCGTTTCAAGCCGCCCTTGACCACGCCCATGGCAAACGAATAGCCGAGGGAGTTGTGCAGGTAGCTGGAGGTGACGTGACCGACCATCGTCATCGGGATCGTCTGCTTGGTGTTGAACACCAGTTGCGCACCTTCCGGCAGCCATTTGGTCGGATCGATCGGCTTCAGGCCCACCAGTTGTTTACGTTGATCACGCACGCAGTCTTCGCGATTCATGCCACGCCAGCCGATCCAC contains:
- a CDS encoding sarcosine oxidase subunit gamma; translation: MTAANVYQQRPTTGAKAESSLHHADLASLVGKGRKNAGVIVREKKLLGHLTIRGDGHDAAFAAGVHKALGIELPSALTVIVKGETSLQWMGPDEYLLIVPTGEEFAAEKKLREALGDLHIQIVNVSGGQQILELSGPNVRQVLMKSTSYDVHPNSFPVGKAVGTVFAKSQLVIRHTAEDTWELLIRRSFSDYWWLWLQDAAAEYGLSVQA